The Chanodichthys erythropterus isolate Z2021 chromosome 14, ASM2448905v1, whole genome shotgun sequence genome window below encodes:
- the arhgef7a gene encoding rho guanine nucleotide exchange factor 7a isoform X2: protein MNPAEQTVTWLITLGVLESPKKTISDPDGFLQSSLKDGVVLCRLLERLRPGTTDKIFQDPKNDSECLSNITEFLKGCAVFRVEPFEAGDLFQGHNFSRVLTTLVALNKVTADIGIGSDSVCTRHSSAHRIKSFESLASQSSLGRSSKLLHNQFRSLDMTENSNAQLVVKARFNFQQTNEDELSFSKGDIISVTRTEEGGWWEGSLNGKTGWFPSNYVREVKGSDKPVSPKSGTLKSPPKGFDTTAISKTYYNLVLQNILETETEYSKELQNLLTNYLRPLQMTEKLSTSDVSVILGNLEEISTFQQTLVQSLEDCTKLPELQQKVGGFFLNLMPQMRSLYVSYCSNHPSAVSILTDHSEELGEFMEGRGASIPGILTLTSGLSKPFMRLDKYPTLLKELERHMEEGHPDRTEIQKCMAAFKNLSAQCQEVRKRKELELQILTEAIRLWEGEDIKTLGSVLYMSQAMVQNHGCEEKHERYLLLFPHVLLILSASPRMSGFIYQGKLPLSGMTVTPLEDCESHKNAFELSGSMFERLQVICYNKQDLQDWLEYLNRQTKHTTMAGPSMKPLAVPCHTLPSHPLTPSRHAESRGLTVAPAYHTLPHPSSHGAPHSTMMWGPLEPPKTQKPWSLSCLRPAPPLRPSAALCYKEDLSKSPKTMKKLLPKRKPERKPSDEEFALRKSTVALEEDAQILKVIEAYCTSAKTRQTLNSRQWKDASPALIVPGEEKFSVDELKSNGQTLPEEKSLVDVVYALKDEVQELKQDYKKMKKSLEEEQRARKDLERIVRKMLKNMNDLSWDETNL from the exons ATGAATCCGGCGGAACAAACGGTTACTTGGCTCATTACGCTCGGGGTTTTGGAATCACCAAAAAAGACCATTTCGGACCCCGATGGATTTCTGCAGTCTTCGCTAAAGGATGGGGTTGTCCTGTGCAGGCTGCTGGAGCGGCTGCGTCCAGGCACTACTGATAAA ATCTTTCAAGATCCCAAGAACGACAGCGAGTGCTTGAGCAACATCACGGAGTTTCTGAAGGGCTGCGCGGTGTTTCGCGTCGAG cCATTTGAGGCTGGTGACCTGTTTCAGGGCCACAACTTCAGCAGAGTACTCACTACACTGGTCGCCCTCAATAAAGTGACTGCAG ATATTGGCATAGGCAGTGACTCTGTATGTACACGTCACTCTTCCGCCCACCGGATCAAATCCTTCGAATCACTGGCCTCCCAGTCCTCACTGGGACGATCTTCTAAGTTGCTCCATAACCAGTTCCGCAGCCTT GACATGACGGAGAACAGTAACGCTCAGTTAGTGGTTAAAGCTCGCTTCAATTTCCAGCAGACCAATGAGGATGAGCTTTCCTTCAGCAAGGGTGACATCATCAGTGTTACTCGCACAGAAGAAGGGGGCTGGTGGGAAGGATCCCTCAACGGCAAGACAGGCTGGTTTCCAAGCAATTATGTCAGAGAGGTCAAAGGGTCAG ACAAACCAGTATCCCCTAAATCTGGAACTCTTAAAAGCCCCCCCAAAGGTTTTGATACCACAGCCATCAGCAAAACCTACTACAACCTG GTGCTACAGAACATTTTAGAAACTGAAACAGAGTATTCAAAGGAGCTCCAGAACCTTTTGACCAACTACCTGAGACCTCTACAGATGACAGAAAA ACTGAGCACCTCAGATGTAAGTGTCATTCTCGGAAACCTGGAGGAAATTAGCACTTTCCAACAGACTCTGGTTCAGTCACTGGAGGACTGCACGAA GCTTCCAGAGCTGCAGCAGAAGGTGGGAGGGTTCTTCCTGAATCTCATGCCCCAGATGAGGTCTCTTTATGTGTCTTACTGCTCCAATCACCCGTCGGCAGTCAGTATTCTCACTGATCACAG CGAGGAACTTGGAGAGTTCATGGAGGGAAGGGGTGCGTCCATACCAGGTATTCTTACACTGACCTCTGGCCTCAGCAAACCCTTCATGAGACTGGACAAATACCCCACATTACTGAAGGAGCTGGAGAGGCACATGGAG GAGGGTCATCCAGACAGGACAGAAATTCAGAAATGTATGGCGGCTTTCAAGAATCTCTCT GCACAGTGTCAGGAGGTGCGGAAGCGCAAAGAGCTTGAGCTTCAGATCCTGACTGAGGCAATTCGTCTCTGGGAGGGGGAGGATATCAAGACCCTGGGTTCAGTGCTGTATATGAGCCAGGCCATGGTCCAGAACCATGGCTGTGAG gagAAGCATGAGCGTTACCTTCTGCTTTTTCCTCATGTTTTGCTCATTCTGTCTGCCAGTCCAAGGATGAGTGGTTTCATCTACCAG GGCAAGCTACCTTTGAGTGGAATGACGGTGACCCCATTAGAAGACTGTGAAAGtcataaaaatgcttttgagcTCTCGG GAAGCATGTTTGAGAGGCTTCAGGTGATCTGCTATAACAAACAGGATCTGCAGGACTGGCTCGAGTATCTGAACCGACAGACCAAGCACACCACCATGGCGGGTCCCAGCATGAAACCCCTCGCTGTTCCCTGCCACACA CTCCCGTCTCACCCTCTGACGCCATCCAGACATGCAGAAAGCCGGGGCCTGACAGTTGCTCCTGCCTACCACACCCTACCACACCCCTCCTCTCATGGAGCCCCACACAGCACTATGATGTGGGGCCCCCTGGAGCCCCCCAAAACCCAGAAGCCTTGGAGCCTGAGCTGCTTGCGTCCAGCACCCCCACTCAGACCCTCAGCTGCTCTCTGCTATAAAGAG GACCTCAGTAAAAGCCCCAAGACAATGAAAAAGCTGCTGCCCAAGAGAAAGCCGGAGAGGAAACCGTCTGATGAGGAGTTTGCACTGAGGAAGA GTACTGTAGCTCTGGAGGAAGACGCtcagattctgaaagtgatcgAGGCCTACTGCACGAGTGCCAAAACCAGGCAGACTCTGAACTCAA GACAGTGGAAAGATGCCAGTCCAGCACTGATAGTTCCTGGAGAGGAGAAGTTCAGTGTAGACGAGTTGAAGAGTAATGGTCAGACTCTTCCGGAGGAGAA GAGCCTTGtggatgttgtttatgctctgaAAGATGAGGTACAAGAACTTAAACAG GActataaaaaaatgaagaaatccTTGGAGGAAGAACAGAGAGCCCGGAAAGATCTGGAGAGGATAGTTAGAAAAATGTTAAAGAATATGAACGATCTTTCTTGGGATGAGACCAATTTATGA